From the genome of Roseofilum capinflatum BLCC-M114, one region includes:
- the bchB gene encoding ferredoxin:protochlorophyllide reductase (ATP-dependent) subunit B — protein sequence MKLAYWMYAGPAHIGTLRIASSFKNVHAIMHAPLGDDYFNVMRSMLERERDYTPVTASVVDRHVLARGSQEKVVNNIVRKDQEERPDLIVLTPTCTSSILQEDLENFVERATLDAQADVMLADVNHYRVNELQASDRTLQQVVQFYINKAKKQGTLPEGKTEKPSVNILGLTTLGFHNQHDCTELKRLMADLGIEVNEVIPEGASVHNLKNLTRAWFNLAPYREVGLMTAEYLQTEFGMPYVDITPMGVVETARCIRKIQQVLNEQGADVDYEEFIEHQTLYVSQAAWFSRSIDCQNLTGKKVVVFGDNTHAAAMTKILAREMGVHVVWAGTYCKYDQDWFREQVSEYCDEVIISEDNGEIGDAIARVEPAAIFGTQMERHVGKRLNIPCGVIAAPIHIQNFPIGYKPFMGYEGTNQIADLVYNSFTLGMEDHLLEIFGGHDTKEAIHKGISADSDLNWTKEAKAELNRVPGFVRGKVKRNTEKFARDRGLDEITIEVMYAAKEAVGA from the coding sequence ATGAAGCTTGCTTACTGGATGTATGCTGGCCCGGCTCATATTGGCACTCTTCGTATTGCTAGTTCGTTTAAGAATGTCCATGCGATTATGCACGCTCCTCTGGGCGATGACTATTTTAATGTGATGCGATCGATGTTGGAGCGAGAGCGGGATTATACTCCAGTTACGGCTAGTGTCGTGGATCGGCATGTGTTGGCGAGAGGCTCTCAGGAAAAAGTTGTGAATAATATTGTTCGCAAGGATCAGGAAGAGCGTCCGGACTTGATTGTTCTGACTCCAACTTGTACTTCTAGCATTTTGCAAGAAGATTTAGAGAATTTTGTGGAACGAGCTACGCTGGATGCACAAGCGGATGTGATGCTGGCGGATGTGAACCATTATCGGGTGAATGAGTTGCAAGCGAGCGATCGCACTCTACAGCAAGTTGTGCAATTCTACATCAACAAAGCGAAAAAGCAGGGAACCCTACCGGAAGGCAAAACGGAGAAACCTTCGGTAAATATCCTGGGACTCACGACGCTAGGGTTCCATAACCAACATGATTGTACGGAATTAAAGCGCCTGATGGCGGATTTGGGAATTGAAGTGAATGAAGTGATTCCCGAAGGTGCATCGGTTCACAACCTGAAAAATTTAACCCGCGCTTGGTTTAATTTAGCACCCTATCGGGAAGTGGGGTTAATGACGGCTGAGTATCTACAAACTGAGTTTGGAATGCCCTATGTGGATATTACGCCCATGGGTGTGGTGGAAACTGCTCGCTGTATCCGCAAAATTCAGCAGGTTCTGAACGAGCAAGGGGCAGATGTGGACTATGAAGAGTTTATTGAACATCAAACCCTGTATGTTTCCCAAGCGGCTTGGTTTTCTCGCTCCATCGACTGTCAAAATTTAACGGGTAAAAAAGTGGTCGTGTTTGGGGATAATACCCATGCGGCGGCGATGACCAAGATTTTAGCACGGGAAATGGGCGTGCATGTGGTTTGGGCGGGAACCTATTGCAAATATGACCAAGATTGGTTCCGGGAACAGGTGAGCGAATATTGCGATGAGGTGATTATTAGCGAGGATAATGGGGAAATTGGGGATGCGATCGCCCGTGTGGAACCGGCTGCAATTTTTGGCACACAGATGGAACGGCATGTGGGTAAACGCTTAAATATTCCCTGTGGCGTTATTGCTGCTCCCATTCATATTCAGAATTTCCCCATTGGTTATAAACCGTTTATGGGCTATGAAGGAACCAATCAAATTGCCGATTTGGTGTACAATTCCTTTACCCTGGGCATGGAAGACCACTTACTGGAAATCTTTGGCGGTCATGATACGAAAGAAGCCATTCACAAGGGAATTTCGGCTGATTCCGATCTGAACTGGACAAAAGAGGCAAAAGCGGAACTGAATCGGGTTCCTGGCTTTGTGCGCGGTAAGGTGAAACGGAATACGGAGAAATTTGCCCGCGATCGCGGTTTGGACGAAATTACGATTGAAGTCATGTACGCTGCCAAAGAAGCCGTGGGTGCATAA
- a CDS encoding Uma2 family endonuclease, translated as MTQSSEKIILPPPFPDHTQLPEEDGTFVKNFQEHPQSILLTDSLGPILEQRHPDGQYAIGQDSGIYWRETDPPQDGAEAPDWFYVPNVPPDIDGQYRRSYVIWRELIAPLIAIELASGNGNEERDTTALSQQNLEEKKRPGKFWVYENIIRIPYYGIYVIQTGELEFYNLIGGSYQRMSPNERGHYPIERLGVELGLWQGNYQNQHQLWLRWWDREGNLLLTGWERSALEQMRTERAESRAQEAESREQQERERAQQEQERAQQAEFLAQQERERAQEAESREQQERERAEQAESRAQQVQEAAVSRLLAMGLSAEEVAETLNLTVEQVNSMQS; from the coding sequence ATGACTCAAAGCAGCGAAAAAATTATCTTACCGCCTCCTTTCCCCGACCATACGCAACTGCCAGAGGAGGATGGTACATTTGTGAAAAACTTTCAGGAGCATCCCCAGAGTATTCTACTCACAGACTCTCTGGGGCCGATTTTAGAACAACGGCATCCCGATGGGCAATATGCGATCGGGCAAGATAGCGGCATTTATTGGCGAGAAACCGACCCACCCCAAGATGGAGCCGAAGCGCCAGATTGGTTTTATGTTCCCAATGTCCCTCCGGATATCGATGGACAATATCGCCGTTCTTACGTGATCTGGCGAGAATTGATCGCCCCCTTAATTGCCATAGAATTGGCCAGTGGCAACGGGAACGAAGAGAGAGATACAACCGCTTTATCTCAACAGAATTTAGAGGAGAAAAAACGACCAGGAAAATTTTGGGTGTATGAGAATATTATCCGCATTCCCTATTATGGGATTTATGTCATTCAAACGGGAGAATTAGAATTCTATAACCTAATAGGTGGCTCTTATCAACGGATGAGTCCCAATGAGCGAGGACATTATCCCATTGAGCGATTGGGCGTAGAGTTAGGTTTATGGCAAGGAAACTATCAGAATCAGCACCAACTTTGGTTGAGATGGTGGGATAGGGAGGGTAATCTACTTCTAACGGGATGGGAAAGAAGTGCATTGGAGCAGATGCGGACTGAACGAGCCGAGTCTCGCGCTCAGGAAGCTGAGTCTCGTGAACAACAGGAGCGAGAACGGGCCCAACAGGAACAAGAACGGGCCCAGCAAGCCGAATTTCTTGCCCAACAAGAACGAGAACGCGCTCAGGAAGCTGAGTCTCGTGAACAACAGGAGCGAGAACGGGCCGAGCAAGCTGAATCTCGCGCTCAACAAGTCCAGGAGGCAGCAGTGTCTCGCTTGTTAGCCATGGGACTGAGTGCAGAAGAGGTGGCTGAAACTCTTAATTTAACGGTGGAACAAGTTAATTCTATGCAAAGTTAA
- a CDS encoding Uma2 family endonuclease has translation MTQSTEKIILPPPFPDHTQLPEEDGTFVKNFQEHPQSILLTDSLGPILEQRHPDGQYAIGQDSGIYWRETDPPQDGAEAPDWFYVPNVPPDIDGQYRRSYVIWRELIAPLIAIELASGNGNEERDTTALSQQNLEEKKRPGKFWVYENIIRIPYYGIYVIQTGELEFYNLIGGSYQRMSPNERGHYPIERLGVELGLWQGNYQNQHQLWLRWWDREGNLLLTGWERSALEQMRTERAESVAQQERERAQEERERAQQAESLAQQERERAQQAESLAQEERERAQQAESLAQEERERAQKVQQAAVSRLLTMGLSAEEVAQTLNLTVEQVNSMES, from the coding sequence ATGACTCAAAGTACGGAAAAAATCATCTTACCGCCTCCTTTCCCCGACCATACGCAACTGCCAGAGGAGGATGGTACTTTTGTGAAGAATTTTCAGGAGCATCCCCAGAGTATTCTACTCACAGACTCTCTGGGGCCGATTTTAGAACAACGGCATCCCGATGGGCAATATGCGATCGGGCAAGATAGCGGCATTTATTGGCGAGAAACCGACCCACCCCAAGATGGAGCCGAAGCGCCAGATTGGTTTTATGTTCCCAATGTCCCTCCGGATATCGATGGACAATATCGCCGTTCTTACGTGATCTGGCGAGAATTGATCGCCCCCTTAATTGCCATAGAATTGGCCAGTGGCAACGGGAACGAAGAGAGAGATACAACCGCTTTATCTCAACAGAATTTAGAGGAGAAAAAACGACCAGGAAAATTTTGGGTGTATGAGAATATTATCCGCATTCCCTATTATGGGATTTATGTCATTCAAACGGGAGAATTAGAATTCTATAACCTAATAGGTGGCTCTTATCAACGGATGAGTCCCAATGAGCGAGGACATTATCCCATTGAGCGATTGGGCGTAGAGTTAGGTTTATGGCAAGGAAACTATCAGAATCAGCACCAACTTTGGTTGAGATGGTGGGATAGGGAGGGTAATCTACTTCTAACGGGATGGGAAAGAAGTGCATTGGAGCAGATGCGGACTGAACGAGCTGAGTCTGTTGCTCAACAGGAGCGAGAACGCGCTCAGGAGGAACGAGAACGGGCCCAACAAGCCGAATCTCTTGCCCAACAAGAGCGAGAACGGGCCCAACAAGCCGAATCTCTTGCTCAAGAGGAACGAGAACGCGCTCAACAAGCCGAATCTCTTGCTCAAGAGGAACGAGAACGGGCCCAAAAAGTCCAGCAGGCAGCAGTGTCTCGCTTATTAACCATGGGACTGAGTGCAGAAGAAGTGGCTCAAACCCTTAATTTAACTGTGGAACAAGTTAATTCCATGGAAAGTTAA
- a CDS encoding PEP-CTERM sorting domain-containing protein — translation MKNSLHLPLTTALASVLSLAAFSAPTQAFTRFNAADDFSITDNPNNSWQYGWSSTLGSSFNLSTKSSKFTPTIDSWIDDETHPSLWVYHGGVLHNPTGEVNNSHPSITLQPNQLALHPGYHGEYSILRWIAPETQTYALSAAFSGLDHIGPTTTDVHVLHNGVSLFSDLINGFGASTTKSFNLTQMMEAGDTIDFAVGYGTNKTYWYDTTGIEATISAIDQDLPKPVPEPSAVGGLAFFGLLGLGAMFSRKRKSN, via the coding sequence ATGAAAAATTCACTCCATCTACCTCTGACTACTGCTCTGGCATCCGTACTTTCTCTGGCCGCCTTCAGCGCTCCCACTCAAGCCTTCACCCGCTTCAATGCTGCCGATGATTTCTCCATCACTGACAATCCGAATAACTCTTGGCAATATGGTTGGTCATCAACTCTTGGATCGAGTTTCAATTTAAGTACCAAGTCTAGCAAATTTACTCCTACTATTGATTCTTGGATTGATGATGAAACACACCCAAGTCTTTGGGTTTATCATGGTGGCGTTTTACATAACCCAACTGGAGAGGTGAATAATTCTCACCCATCGATCACACTCCAACCTAATCAATTAGCCCTTCATCCTGGTTATCACGGAGAGTACAGTATACTGCGCTGGATTGCTCCAGAAACTCAAACCTATGCACTCTCAGCAGCATTTTCTGGTCTGGATCATATTGGGCCAACAACAACTGATGTTCATGTGCTTCATAATGGCGTGTCACTGTTTAGCGATCTCATTAATGGCTTTGGAGCTTCTACTACCAAATCTTTTAACTTAACTCAAATGATGGAAGCCGGTGACACGATCGATTTTGCTGTTGGCTATGGCACGAATAAGACTTATTGGTATGACACCACAGGAATAGAGGCTACGATTTCCGCAATAGATCAAGATTTACCCAAACCTGTGCCCGAACCCAGTGCAGTTGGCGGCCTGGCATTTTTCGGTTTGCTTGGTTTAGGAGCAATGTTCTCTCGTAAACGTAAATCGAACTAG
- a CDS encoding Uma2 family endonuclease, whose product MTQSSEKIILPPPFPDHTQLPEEDGTFVKNFQEHPQSILLTDSLGPILEQRHPDGQYAIGQDSGIYWRETDPPQDGAEAPDWFYVPNVPPDLDGQYRRSYVIWRELIAPLIAIELASGNGNEERDTTALSQQNLDEGKRPGKFWVYENIIRIPYYGIYVIQTGELEFYNLIGGSYQRMSPNERGHYPIERLGVELGLWQGNYQNQHQLWLRWWDSEGNLLLTGWERSALEQMRTERAESRAQEERERTQEAEDRAQQAEDREQQERERAQEAEDRAQQAEDREQQERERAQQVQQAAVSRLLAMGLSAEEVAETLNLTVEQVNSMQS is encoded by the coding sequence ATGACTCAAAGCAGCGAAAAAATAATATTACCGCCTCCTTTCCCCGACCATACGCAACTGCCAGAGGAGGATGGTACTTTTGTGAAGAACTTTCAGGAGCATCCCCAGAGTATTCTACTCACAGACTCTCTGGGGCCGATTCTAGAGCAACGTCATCCCGATGGGCAATATGCGATCGGGCAAGATAGCGGTATTTATTGGCGAGAAACCGACCCACCCCAAGATGGAGCCGAAGCGCCAGACTGGTTTTATGTCCCCAATGTCCCCCCAGATCTTGACGGACAATATCGCCGTTCTTACGTGATCTGGCGAGAATTAATTGCCCCCTTAATTGCCATAGAATTGGCCAGTGGCAATGGGAACGAAGAGAGAGATACAACCGCTTTATCTCAACAGAATTTAGACGAAGGAAAACGACCGGGAAAATTTTGGGTGTATGAGAATATTATCCGCATTCCCTATTATGGGATTTATGTCATTCAAACGGGAGAATTAGAATTCTATAACCTAATAGGTGGCTCTTATCAACGGATGAGTCCCAATGAGCGAGGACATTATCCCATTGAGCGATTGGGCGTAGAGTTAGGTTTATGGCAAGGAAACTATCAGAATCAGCACCAACTTTGGTTGAGATGGTGGGATAGTGAAGGAAATTTATTGCTCACTGGATGGGAAAGAAGTGCCCTAGAACAGATGCGGACTGAACGAGCTGAGTCTCGCGCTCAAGAGGAAAGAGAACGCACTCAGGAAGCCGAGGATCGCGCTCAACAAGCTGAGGATCGCGAACAACAGGAACGAGAACGCGCTCAGGAAGCTGAGGATCGCGCTCAACAAGCTGAGGATCGCGAACAGCAGGAACGAGAACGGGCCCAACAAGTCCAGCAGGCAGCCGTTTCTCGCTTATTAGCCATGGGACTAAGTGCAGAAGAGGTGGCTGAAACTCTTAATTTAACGGTGGAACAAGTTAATTCCATGCAAAGTTAA
- a CDS encoding nuclear transport factor 2 family protein: MSPELMQTTLNGYFTQMSAMNPQGWAQLFTPDATIADPVGKPPVIAHEKATAFFQFLAQFYDRLEITPETPFISGTGAAVKWHMNVIAKNGKTAQAEGISVFELNEAGKITALASYWDEPGLIAQLKGS, encoded by the coding sequence ATGTCTCCTGAACTCATGCAAACCACCCTAAACGGTTACTTCACACAAATGAGTGCCATGAACCCCCAAGGGTGGGCCCAACTCTTTACCCCCGATGCCACAATTGCCGATCCCGTAGGCAAACCTCCAGTTATCGCCCATGAAAAAGCCACCGCTTTTTTCCAATTTTTAGCCCAATTTTATGACCGCCTAGAAATCACTCCCGAAACCCCATTTATTTCCGGTACAGGCGCAGCAGTCAAATGGCACATGAACGTTATTGCTAAAAACGGAAAAACCGCCCAAGCGGAAGGAATTAGCGTCTTTGAATTGAATGAAGCCGGTAAAATAACAGCCTTAGCCTCCTATTGGGATGAACCCGGACTCATTGCCCAACTCAAAGGCAGTTAA
- a CDS encoding type II CAAX endopeptidase family protein codes for MTSEKQPLTIKQIGLLFLTAIALSLVTLFLYNSWSQPQFQGQLELYQTNLLLNASTWKGETLDPQTQGVLRQTLIGEEPISTAIAQYEDARQDSQNTLQKTDRQLTELTQQPIANPTQQQTLQRAIATTEESLEKIDLNLGLLKTQVDRVPEALQLWQKLADDPQSAKGDTAEVLIRLWQDPPQSLPDAQLRLERELSGWFRYQGLTRLYQVQGEELALKELETQQQAIAFQAIRKLLIVAGVQSVGIFLGTALLAFVAVQWLIQRKDSWLSQNHIVTEVPWNWETILLVIVAGFFFIGQLISPVIFREFLSLLSFTRGSGVRADAVIILMSYLISSAGALGVLYLAVNPFRPLPQNWFKFEIQPSGIAWGIGGFLVAIPVVLLVSLINQTLWQGQGGSNPILPLALQGNDWVAIACFAFTASVAAPVFEEIMFRGFLLPSLTRYIPVWLAITASGLVFAIAHLSLSEVIPLTTLGIIMGIVYTRSGNLLAPILLHSLWNGNTLLSLFLLGSSLS; via the coding sequence ATGACCTCCGAAAAGCAACCTCTGACGATTAAGCAAATTGGGCTATTGTTCTTAACGGCGATCGCCCTGAGTCTAGTGACTCTCTTCTTGTACAACAGTTGGAGTCAACCCCAATTTCAAGGTCAGTTAGAACTCTATCAGACGAATCTACTGCTCAATGCCTCTACGTGGAAGGGTGAAACTCTAGATCCCCAAACCCAAGGAGTCTTACGCCAAACCCTGATCGGGGAGGAACCCATATCAACGGCGATCGCCCAATATGAAGACGCTCGCCAAGATAGCCAAAATACACTCCAGAAAACGGATCGGCAACTCACCGAGCTAACCCAGCAACCGATCGCCAATCCCACTCAACAGCAAACCCTACAACGGGCGATCGCCACAACCGAAGAGTCTTTAGAGAAAATCGATCTCAATTTAGGTCTGCTAAAAACCCAGGTAGATCGAGTTCCAGAAGCATTGCAACTGTGGCAAAAACTCGCCGACGATCCCCAATCAGCAAAGGGAGACACGGCGGAAGTTTTAATCCGGTTATGGCAAGATCCGCCCCAAAGTCTCCCAGATGCTCAATTAAGGCTAGAGCGGGAGTTATCGGGATGGTTCCGCTATCAGGGATTAACTCGACTCTATCAAGTCCAGGGTGAGGAATTAGCCTTAAAAGAGTTAGAGACTCAGCAACAGGCGATCGCCTTCCAAGCAATCCGCAAACTTCTAATTGTGGCTGGGGTGCAGTCAGTCGGCATATTCCTAGGAACCGCCTTATTAGCTTTCGTTGCCGTGCAATGGCTCATTCAACGCAAAGACTCTTGGTTATCCCAAAACCATATCGTTACTGAAGTGCCTTGGAATTGGGAAACCATTTTATTAGTCATCGTGGCAGGATTTTTCTTCATTGGCCAACTGATTTCCCCAGTTATTTTCCGAGAATTCTTAAGTCTGTTGTCCTTCACCCGTGGCAGTGGAGTTCGTGCCGATGCCGTAATTATTTTAATGTCCTATTTAATCAGTAGTGCCGGAGCATTAGGAGTATTATACTTAGCAGTTAACCCCTTTCGACCCCTACCGCAAAACTGGTTTAAATTTGAAATCCAACCATCAGGTATTGCTTGGGGAATAGGCGGGTTTCTGGTAGCCATTCCAGTCGTCTTACTGGTGTCATTAATTAATCAAACCCTATGGCAAGGACAAGGAGGAAGCAATCCCATTTTACCCCTAGCCCTACAAGGCAATGATTGGGTAGCGATCGCCTGTTTTGCCTTTACCGCTTCCGTTGCTGCACCCGTCTTTGAAGAAATTATGTTTCGCGGCTTCCTCCTCCCCTCCCTCACCCGCTATATTCCCGTGTGGTTGGCGATAACCGCGAGTGGATTAGTTTTTGCGATCGCCCACCTGAGTCTATCAGAAGTCATTCCCCTCACCACCTTGGGCATTATCATGGGAATCGTCTATACTCGTTCCGGTAACTTACTCGCCCCCATTCTCCTCCATAGCTTATGGAATGGAAACACCCTATTAAGTTTATTTCTCCTAGGAAGTAGTCTCTCTTAA
- a CDS encoding winged helix-turn-helix transcriptional regulator — MNYQPNAVEADVSIPESPCFVPSCPIQFVLDLISSKWSVLILRELFQGDRRTHALLDALPGISSKTLTLRLRELEQHGLIKRTVYPEIPPHVEYALTDKGRELKPVLLSLKELGERWLEQSCSCDRISNS, encoded by the coding sequence ATGAACTATCAACCTAACGCAGTAGAAGCAGATGTCTCTATCCCAGAGTCCCCCTGTTTTGTACCCAGTTGTCCCATTCAGTTTGTGCTGGACTTGATTAGTTCTAAATGGTCAGTGTTGATTTTGCGGGAACTGTTCCAAGGCGATCGCCGCACCCATGCTCTTCTGGATGCCTTACCCGGTATTAGCTCTAAAACTCTCACCCTGCGCTTGCGAGAACTGGAACAGCATGGGTTGATTAAGCGCACTGTCTACCCAGAAATTCCGCCCCATGTGGAATATGCCCTGACTGACAAAGGCCGAGAACTCAAACCGGTTTTACTGTCTCTGAAAGAATTGGGAGAGCGATGGTTAGAACAATCTTGTTCGTGCGATCGCATCAGTAACAGTTGA
- the ppsA gene encoding phosphoenolpyruvate synthase, producing MTQTLAVGNITSEAEKNEAFVLWFEQVGISDIPLVGGKNASLGEMIQQLNPKGVIVPNGFATTAHAYRYFIKTAGLESKLRELFSDLDVEDLPNLRQRGKKARSLILDTPFPEDLQQAIAKAYERMCEWYGKGDSGELNDTDVAVRSSATAEDLPDASFAGQQETYLNVYGVDAVLKACHKCFASIFTDRAISYRTVKGFDHFDVALSVGVQKMVRSDLASSGVMFSIDTETGFKNAALVTAAYGLGENVVQGAVNPDEYFVFKPTLKDGFRPILEKRLGTKELKMVYDLGGSKLTKNVSVPESERGKYCLNHDEILQLAKWACIIEDHYSEVRGTYTPMDIEWAKDGITGDLFIVQARPETVQSQKSGSILKNFKLKGTSDIQVRGRAVGEMIGQGNARVIMDVHRIDEFQPGEVLVTNKTDPDWEPIMKRASAIVTNQGGRTCHAAIIAREMGIPAIVGCGDATQLLTTGEEVTVSCAEGEEGRVYKGLVPFEVIETQLDNLPKTRTQILMNVGNPDEAFGLSSIPCDGVGLARLEFIIANHIKAHPLALLKFNELEDELAKREIAKLTALYDNKPDFFVDKLAHGISMIAASFYPNPVIVRMSDFKSNEYANLLGGRQFEPKEENPMIGWRGASRYYDPNYREAYALECKALKRVRDEMGLTNVIPMIPFCRTPDEGRKVLAEMESNGLKRGENGLQVYVMCELPSNVIYADEFAQVFDGFSIGSNDLTQLTLGLDRDSSLVAHIFDERNEAVRRMVQIAIKAAKKHNRKIGICGQAPSDYPEFARFLVELGIDSMSLNPDSVLKTILDISKMEQSGTIMDEVLEVAKAD from the coding sequence ATGACTCAGACCTTAGCCGTAGGAAATATAACCAGTGAAGCGGAAAAAAATGAAGCGTTCGTTCTTTGGTTTGAACAAGTTGGCATCAGCGATATCCCCCTAGTCGGAGGAAAAAATGCTTCCCTAGGAGAAATGATCCAGCAATTGAACCCCAAAGGTGTAATTGTACCCAATGGGTTCGCCACCACTGCCCATGCTTATCGCTACTTCATTAAAACAGCAGGCTTAGAAAGCAAACTGCGGGAATTGTTCTCCGATCTGGACGTGGAAGACCTGCCCAACTTACGGCAACGGGGTAAAAAAGCTCGCTCGCTGATTCTCGATACCCCATTCCCAGAAGATCTGCAACAGGCGATCGCCAAAGCCTACGAAAGAATGTGCGAGTGGTACGGCAAAGGCGATAGTGGAGAACTCAACGACACAGACGTAGCCGTGCGCTCTAGCGCGACTGCCGAAGACTTGCCTGATGCCAGTTTTGCCGGACAACAAGAAACCTACCTCAACGTCTATGGTGTAGATGCGGTTCTCAAAGCTTGCCATAAGTGCTTCGCTTCCATCTTCACCGATCGCGCCATCTCCTATCGGACCGTCAAAGGCTTCGATCACTTTGATGTAGCTCTATCCGTCGGCGTACAAAAAATGGTGCGCTCTGACCTCGCTTCCTCTGGCGTTATGTTCTCCATCGACACGGAAACCGGCTTCAAAAACGCAGCCCTGGTTACCGCCGCCTATGGTTTAGGAGAAAACGTCGTTCAAGGAGCCGTCAACCCGGACGAATACTTCGTCTTCAAACCCACCCTCAAAGATGGTTTCCGTCCAATTCTGGAAAAACGCCTGGGTACAAAAGAACTGAAAATGGTCTATGACCTCGGCGGATCGAAACTGACCAAAAACGTTTCCGTTCCCGAATCTGAGCGGGGCAAATACTGCCTGAACCACGACGAAATTCTTCAGTTGGCTAAATGGGCTTGTATTATTGAAGACCACTACTCCGAAGTTCGGGGCACTTACACCCCCATGGACATTGAATGGGCAAAAGACGGCATCACGGGCGACCTGTTCATCGTTCAAGCCCGTCCAGAAACCGTTCAATCTCAAAAATCCGGTAGTATCCTCAAGAACTTCAAACTCAAAGGCACATCGGACATCCAGGTTCGCGGTCGCGCCGTAGGTGAAATGATTGGTCAAGGCAATGCACGGGTGATCATGGATGTTCACCGCATCGACGAATTCCAACCCGGTGAAGTCTTGGTTACCAACAAGACCGACCCCGACTGGGAACCGATCATGAAGAGAGCCAGCGCCATTGTCACCAACCAAGGCGGTCGGACTTGTCACGCAGCCATTATTGCACGGGAAATGGGTATTCCGGCGATCGTTGGTTGTGGAGATGCCACCCAACTGCTCACCACTGGTGAAGAGGTCACCGTATCCTGTGCCGAAGGTGAAGAAGGACGGGTTTATAAAGGTCTTGTACCCTTTGAAGTCATCGAAACCCAACTCGACAACCTACCCAAGACTCGCACCCAAATCTTGATGAACGTGGGCAACCCTGATGAAGCCTTCGGTTTATCCTCTATCCCCTGTGACGGTGTTGGACTTGCTCGCTTAGAGTTCATCATCGCCAACCACATTAAAGCTCACCCCTTAGCCCTACTGAAGTTCAACGAACTCGAAGATGAGTTAGCCAAACGGGAAATCGCCAAACTCACCGCCCTCTACGACAACAAACCTGACTTCTTCGTAGACAAACTGGCCCATGGCATCAGCATGATTGCGGCTTCCTTCTATCCCAATCCAGTGATTGTACGGATGTCCGACTTCAAGAGTAACGAATATGCCAACCTCTTAGGCGGTCGTCAGTTTGAACCCAAGGAAGAAAACCCGATGATTGGCTGGCGTGGTGCATCCCGCTACTACGACCCCAACTATCGTGAAGCCTATGCCCTAGAGTGTAAAGCTCTGAAACGGGTTCGGGATGAAATGGGCTTAACCAACGTCATTCCCATGATTCCCTTCTGCCGCACCCCTGATGAAGGTCGCAAAGTATTGGCGGAAATGGAAAGCAATGGCTTGAAACGCGGCGAAAATGGTTTGCAAGTTTACGTGATGTGCGAATTGCCCAGTAACGTCATCTATGCAGACGAATTTGCCCAAGTCTTTGATGGCTTCTCCATCGGTTCTAACGACTTAACCCAGTTAACTTTGGGATTAGACCGTGACTCCTCGTTGGTTGCTCACATCTTTGACGAACGCAATGAAGCGGTTCGCCGGATGGTACAAATTGCCATCAAAGCTGCGAAGAAACACAATCGCAAGATTGGTATTTGCGGTCAAGCACCCAGTGACTATCCAGAGTTCGCCCGCTTCTTGGTTGAACTCGGCATTGATTCCATGAGTTTGAATCCGGATTCTGTTCTCAAGACCATTTTGGATATCAGCAAGATGGAGCAGTCCGGAACGATTATGGATGAGGTGTTGGAAGTCGCTAAAGCTGACTGA